The following are encoded in a window of Manihot esculenta cultivar AM560-2 chromosome 8, M.esculenta_v8, whole genome shotgun sequence genomic DNA:
- the LOC110621188 gene encoding probable protein phosphatase 2C 5 isoform X1: MLDLLRPLHVSTAEVSRMTSPLVPLGTLIGRELRNEKVEKPFVKYGQAALAKKGEDYFLIKPDCQRIPGDSSTTFSVFAIFDGHNGISAAIFTKEKLLDNVLSAIPQEVSREEWLQALPRALVAGFVKTDIEFQQRRETSGTTVTFVVIDGWTVTVASVGDSRCILDIQGGVVSLLTVDHRLEENAEERERVTASGGEVGRLNVFGGNEVGPLRCWPGGLCLSRSIGDTDVGEFIVPIPHVKQVKLSSAGGRLIIASDGIWDALSSDMAAKCCRGLPAELAAKLVVKEALRSRGLKDDTTCLVVDIIPSDVPVLPSIPRKKQNVLSSLLFGKKSLNSVSKATNKLSAVGVVEELFEEGSAMLAERLGKDFPSNTNSGLYRCAVCQVDQNPTDGLSVNSGSFFSPGSKPWEGPFLCPNCQKKKDAMEGKIPSRPTVIA; encoded by the exons ATGCTGGATCTGTTGAGGCCTCTTCATGTTTCAACT GCTGAAGTATCAAGGATGACGTCCCCTCTCGTTCCACTTGGGACCTTGATTGGTCGTGAGCTTAGGAACGAGAAGGTTGAGAAACCTTTTGTGAAGTATGGACAAGCTGCTTTGGCTAAGAAGGGAGAGGATTACTTTCTGATAAAACCTGACTGCCAGAGAATTCCTGGGGATTCATCAACAACATTTTCTGTCTTTGCG ATTTTTGATGGACATAATGGTATATCAGCTGCCATATTTACTAAGGAGAAGTTATTAGATAACGTTTTGAGTGCAATTCCCCAGGAAGTCAGTCGGGAAGAGTGGCTTCAAGCCCTTCCTCGAGCATTAGTAGCTGGTTTTGTGAAAACTGACATAGAATTTCAGCAGAGAA GGGAAACTTCTGGGACAACTGTGACATTCGTTGTGATAGATGGGTGGACTGTGACTGTTGCTTCTGTAGGGGATTCAAGGTGCATCTTGGACATCCAGGGGGGTGTAGTTTCACTCTTGACAGTTGATCACAGGTTAGAAGAGAATGCAGAAGAGAGGGAGCGTGTAACTGCAAGTGGGGGTGAAGTAGGAAGGCTCAATGTTTTTGGAGGAAACGAG GTTGGTCCCTTGCGCTGCTGGCCAGGTGGATTATGTCTTTCTAGGTCAATTGGAGATACAGATGTTGGAGAATTTATTGTTCCGATACCGCATGTCAAGCAAGTGAAG CTATCAAGTGCTGGAGGAAGGCTCATTATTGCTTCGGATGGTATCTGGGATGCATTATCTTCTGATATGGCTGCAAAGTGTTGTCGGGGTTTACCTGCTGAGCTTGCTGCCAAGTTGGTGGTTAAG GAGGCATTAAGGTCAAGAGGGCTGAAGGATGATACAACATGCCTTGTTGTTGATATTATCCCATCTGACGTTCCTGTCTTACCTTCTATACCAAGGAAGAAACAAAACGTGCTTAGTTCACTTCTATTTGGAAAGAAATCTCTAAATTCTGTGAGCAAAGCAACAAATAAACTTTCTGCTGTTGGTGTGGTAGAAGAGTTGTTTGAAGAGGGTTCTGCTATGCTTGCAGAAAG GTTGGGTAAAGATTTTCCTTCAAACACAAACTCTGGGCTATACAGATGTGCTGTATGCCAAGTCGATCAAAACCCCACTGACGGTTTATCAGTAAACTCAGGGTCTTTTTTTTCACCTGGATCAAAGCCTTGGGAAGGCCCTTTCCTTTGCCCTAACTGTCAAAAAAAGAAAGATGCCATGGAAGGGAAAATTCCAAGCAGACCTACAGTGATTGCATAG
- the LOC110621188 gene encoding probable protein phosphatase 2C 5 isoform X2, translated as MSQAEVSRMTSPLVPLGTLIGRELRNEKVEKPFVKYGQAALAKKGEDYFLIKPDCQRIPGDSSTTFSVFAIFDGHNGISAAIFTKEKLLDNVLSAIPQEVSREEWLQALPRALVAGFVKTDIEFQQRRETSGTTVTFVVIDGWTVTVASVGDSRCILDIQGGVVSLLTVDHRLEENAEERERVTASGGEVGRLNVFGGNEVGPLRCWPGGLCLSRSIGDTDVGEFIVPIPHVKQVKLSSAGGRLIIASDGIWDALSSDMAAKCCRGLPAELAAKLVVKEALRSRGLKDDTTCLVVDIIPSDVPVLPSIPRKKQNVLSSLLFGKKSLNSVSKATNKLSAVGVVEELFEEGSAMLAERLGKDFPSNTNSGLYRCAVCQVDQNPTDGLSVNSGSFFSPGSKPWEGPFLCPNCQKKKDAMEGKIPSRPTVIA; from the exons ATGAGCCAGGCTGAAGTATCAAGGATGACGTCCCCTCTCGTTCCACTTGGGACCTTGATTGGTCGTGAGCTTAGGAACGAGAAGGTTGAGAAACCTTTTGTGAAGTATGGACAAGCTGCTTTGGCTAAGAAGGGAGAGGATTACTTTCTGATAAAACCTGACTGCCAGAGAATTCCTGGGGATTCATCAACAACATTTTCTGTCTTTGCG ATTTTTGATGGACATAATGGTATATCAGCTGCCATATTTACTAAGGAGAAGTTATTAGATAACGTTTTGAGTGCAATTCCCCAGGAAGTCAGTCGGGAAGAGTGGCTTCAAGCCCTTCCTCGAGCATTAGTAGCTGGTTTTGTGAAAACTGACATAGAATTTCAGCAGAGAA GGGAAACTTCTGGGACAACTGTGACATTCGTTGTGATAGATGGGTGGACTGTGACTGTTGCTTCTGTAGGGGATTCAAGGTGCATCTTGGACATCCAGGGGGGTGTAGTTTCACTCTTGACAGTTGATCACAGGTTAGAAGAGAATGCAGAAGAGAGGGAGCGTGTAACTGCAAGTGGGGGTGAAGTAGGAAGGCTCAATGTTTTTGGAGGAAACGAG GTTGGTCCCTTGCGCTGCTGGCCAGGTGGATTATGTCTTTCTAGGTCAATTGGAGATACAGATGTTGGAGAATTTATTGTTCCGATACCGCATGTCAAGCAAGTGAAG CTATCAAGTGCTGGAGGAAGGCTCATTATTGCTTCGGATGGTATCTGGGATGCATTATCTTCTGATATGGCTGCAAAGTGTTGTCGGGGTTTACCTGCTGAGCTTGCTGCCAAGTTGGTGGTTAAG GAGGCATTAAGGTCAAGAGGGCTGAAGGATGATACAACATGCCTTGTTGTTGATATTATCCCATCTGACGTTCCTGTCTTACCTTCTATACCAAGGAAGAAACAAAACGTGCTTAGTTCACTTCTATTTGGAAAGAAATCTCTAAATTCTGTGAGCAAAGCAACAAATAAACTTTCTGCTGTTGGTGTGGTAGAAGAGTTGTTTGAAGAGGGTTCTGCTATGCTTGCAGAAAG GTTGGGTAAAGATTTTCCTTCAAACACAAACTCTGGGCTATACAGATGTGCTGTATGCCAAGTCGATCAAAACCCCACTGACGGTTTATCAGTAAACTCAGGGTCTTTTTTTTCACCTGGATCAAAGCCTTGGGAAGGCCCTTTCCTTTGCCCTAACTGTCAAAAAAAGAAAGATGCCATGGAAGGGAAAATTCCAAGCAGACCTACAGTGATTGCATAG
- the LOC110620082 gene encoding wall-associated receptor kinase-like 20: protein MFLIYFLMGLLFQVSALDACPKCGSMEVPYPLSTDDTCGDPRYRIYCNNGVLEFLSSEGFYYKILSINPSAYKLIIEPPMIQKNTCYSADLAFGGLKLAENLPFNISTHNTVLLFNCSENILLSPLNCSSTSYCKEYEAEERGSGCKDTLCCHFLKDASMTQYRIRIRVGGCTAYTSVVDLKPGDPVDAWNYGIELQWVPPNLSF, encoded by the coding sequence AtgtttttgatatattttttgatGGGGTTATTATTCCAAGTGTCAGCTCTTGATGCTTGCCCTAAATGTGGTAGCATGGAAGTCCCATACCCACTAAGCACAGATGACActtgtggagatcctaggtacAGAATCTACTGCAACAATGGCGTCCTAGAATTCCTGTCCTCTGAAGGGTTTTATTACAAGATCCTGAGCATTAACCCTAGTGCTTATAAGCTTATCATAGAGCCTCCCATGATACAGAAAAACACATGTTACTCTGCTGATCTTGCTTTTGGAGGGTTAAAGCTTGCTGAGAACTTGCCTTTCAATATTTCTACTCACAATACTGTCTTGTTATTTAACTGTTCTGAAAATATTCTGTTATCACCATTGAACTGCTCATCAACAAGTTATTGTAAGGAGTATGAGGCAGAGGAGAGGGGAAGTGGATGCAAAGATACCCTTTGTTGCCATTTCTTGAAAGATGCATCAATGACCCAATATAGGATTAGGATCAGGGTTGGAGGGTGCACAGCTTATACATCTGTTGTGGATTTGAAGCCTGGAGATCCAGTGGATGCATGGAACTATGGCATTGAGCTGCAATGGGTGCCTCCAAATTTGTCATTTTAG
- the LOC110620342 gene encoding wall-associated receptor kinase-like 20, which yields MFLIYFLMGLVTQVSAFDACPKCGSMEVPYPLSTDDTCGDPRYRIYCNNGVLEFLSSEGFYYKILSINPSAYKLVIKPPTIQKNTCYSADLAFGGLKLSENLPFNISTHNTVLLFNCSERILLSPLNCSSTSFCRQYEADERGSGCKGTLCCHFLKDASMTQHRIRVRVGGCTAYTSIVDLKPGDPVDAWNYGIELQWLPPNLPF from the coding sequence atgtttttgatatattttttgatGGGGTTAGTAACCCAAGTGTCAGCTTTCGATGCTTGCCCTAAATGTGGCAGCATGGAAGTCCCGTACCCACTAAGCACAGATGACActtgtggagatcctaggtacAGAATCTACTGCAACAATGGCGTCCTAGAATTCCTGTCCTCTGAAGGGTTCTACTACAAGATCCTCAGCATTAACCCTAGTGCTTATAAGCTTGTCATAAAGCCTCCCACGATACAGAAGAACACATGTTACTCTGCTGATCTTGCTTTTGGAGGTCTAAAGCTTTCTGAGAACTTGCCTTTCAATATCTCTACTCATAACACCGTCCTGTTATTTAACTGCTCTGAAAGAATTCTCTTATCACCATTGAACTGCTCATCGACAAGTTTTTGTCGGCAGTACGAAGCAGATGAAAGGGGAAGTGGATGCAAAGGTACCCTCTGTTGCCATTTCTTGAAAGATGCATCAATGACACAACATAGGATTAGGGTGAGGGTTGGAGGGTGCACTGCTTATACTTCTATTGTGGATTTGAAGCCTGGAGATCCAGTTGATGCATGGAACTATGGCATTGAGCTGCAATGGCTGCCTCCAAATTTACCATTTTAA
- the LOC110620563 gene encoding eukaryotic translation initiation factor 3 subunit A, protein MSTFAKPENALKRAEELINVGQKQDALQALHDLITSKRYRAWQKTLEKIMFKYVELCVDMRRGRFAKDGLIQYRIVCQQVNVNSLEEVIKHFMHLSTEKAEQARSQAQALEEALDVDDLEADKRPEDLMLSYVTGEKGKDRSDRELVTPWFKFLWETYRTVLEILRNNSKLEALYAMTAHRAFQFCKQYKRTTEFRRLCEIIRNHLANLNKYRDQRDRPDLSAPESLQLYLDTRFEQLKVATELELWQEAFRSIEDIHGLMCMVKKTPKPSLMVVYYAKLTEIFWISSSHLYHAYAWFKLFTLQKSFNKNLSQKDLQLIASSVVLAALAVAPYDRAKGASHLELENEKERNLRMANLIGFNLDPKPESREVLSRSFLLSELVSKGVLSCVTQEVKDLYHLLEHEFLPLDLAAKVQPLLSKISKLGGKLASVSSLPEVQVSQYIPALEKLATLRLLQQVSQVYQMMKIESLSQMIPFFDFSVVEKISVDAVKHNFISMKVDHMKNVILFTNAGLESDGLRDHLAIFAESLNKARSMIYPPAEHSSKLGEILPGLAEIVDKEHKRLLARKSIIEKRKEEQERQLLEMEREEESRRLQLQKKREEAEQKRLAAEIEQRKNQRILQEIEQRELEEAQALLEDVDKRSKRKGGKKPILEGEKVTKLTIMERALNEQLRERHEMEKKLQKLAKTMDYLERAKREEAAPLIEAAFQRRLVEEKALHEREQQLETELSRQRHDGDLREKNRLSRMLDNKIIFQERVVSQRQTDFDRQRAEREERINQIILARKQEREAKRKKIFYVRSEEERLRKLHEEEEARKREEAERRRKEEAERKAKLDEIAEKQRQRERELEEKERLRREALLGRTADGPPRPSELSAGSRLEPGAAAPAAAAAPSPGKYVPRFRREGVDQAPDPDRWSGGSSRQAPSDPEQRSSGSTRQPPADVDRWGSGGTRQAPSDTDRWGSGSARQPAADSDRWGSGARPEDRNPPGDRWRSSRSSSRPFGR, encoded by the exons ATGTCGACTTTTGCCAAACCAGAGAACGCTTTAAAGCGAGCTGAAG AGTTGATAAATGTGGGGCAGAAGCAAGATGCTTTGCAAGCCCTGCATGATCTTATCACCTCTAAGAGATACCGAGCATGGCAAAAGACACTTGAGAAGATCATGTTCAAATATGTGGAGCTTTGTGTTGACATGAGGAGGGGAAGGTTTGCAAAGGATGGTTTAATACAGTATCGCATAGTATGCCAACAAGTGAATGTAAATTCCTTGGAGGAGGTAATCAAGCATTTCATGCATCTCTCCACTGAAAAAGCTGAACAAGCCCGTAGTCAGGCGCAAGCCCTAGAAGAAGCTCTTGATGTTGATGATCTTGAAGCAGATAAGAGACCAGAAGATCTGATGCTTAGTTATGTCACTGGAGAGAAGGGAAAGGATAGGTCTGATCGTGAACTTGTTACCCCTTGGTTCAAGTTTCTATGGGAGACCTATAGAACTGTGCTTGAAATATTACGAAACAATTCAAAGTTGGAGGCATTATATGCG ATGACAGCACATCGAGCTTTCCAATTCTGCAAACAATACAAACGGACAACAGAATTTAGGCGACTGTGTGAGATCATCAGAAACCATTTAGCAAACCTCAATAAATATAGGGATCAACGGGACCGGCCTGATCTGTCTGCCCCAGAGAGCTTGCAGCTGTACCTTGATACACGATTTGAGCAACTGAAAGTTGCTACTGAGCTTGAACTCTGGCAG GAAGCTTTTCGGTCCATAGAAGATATTCACGGATTGATGTGCATGGTCAAGAAGACTCCTAAGCCATCTTTGATGGTGGTATACTATGCCAAGCTAACTGAGATTTTCTGGATATCATCAAGCCATCTTTATCATGCATATGCATGGTTCAAACTTTTTACGCTTCAGAAAAGCTTCAATAAAAACTTAAGCCAGAAGGATTTACAGTTGATAGCCTCATCTGTTGTGTTAGCTGCATTAGCAGTTGCTCCTTATGACCGTGCAAAGGGCGCGTCTCATCTTGAacttgaaaatgaaaaagagcGCAACTTGAGGATGGCCAATCTAATTGGGTTCAATCTGGACCCAAAACCTGAGAGTAGGGAAGTG CTGTCAAGGTCATTTCTTCTGTCAGAACTA GTTTCCAAAGGTGTATTAAGCTGTGTGACACAGGAAGTGAAAGACCTTTACCATCTTTTGGAGCATGAGTTTCTCCCACTAGATCTTGCAGCAAAAGTTCAGCCACTACTGTCTAAAATTTCAAAACTTGGGGGAAAACTTGCTTCAGTTTCCTCTCTGCCAGAAGTGCAAGTATCTCAATATATTCCTGCCCTTGAAAAGCTTGCGACCCTGAGGTTGCTTCAACAG GTGTCTCAAGTGTATCAGATGATGAAAATTGAGAGTTTATCTCAGATGATCCCCTTCTTTGATTTTTCTGTTGTTGAGAAGATTTCTGTTGATGCTGTGAAACATAATTTCATATCTATGAAAGTTGACCATATGAAGAATGTGATATTGTTCACTAATGCG GGTCTTGAATCAGATGGACTGCGAGATCATCTTGCAATTTTTGCTGAATCCTTGAATAAAGCAAGGTCCATGATATATCCTCCAGCAGAGCATTCTTCAAAGCTAGGTGAGATTTTACCTGGATTAGCAGAGATTGTGGATAAGGAACACAAGAGGCTCCTTGCTCGGAAGTCAATTATTGAAAAGAGGAAGGAAGAACAAGAACGACAGCTTTTGGAAATG GAACGAGAGGAGGAGTCAAGAAGGCTGCAGCTgcagaagaaaagagaagaggCAGAGCAGAAGAGGCTTGCAGCTGAAATTGAGCAAAGGAAGAACCAAAGGATCCTTCAGGAAATAGAGCAGCGAGAACTTGAAGAAGCACAGGCTTTGCTTGAGGATGTTGACAAGCGAAGTAAAAGGAAGGGGGGAAAGAAGCCAATTTTAGAAGGA GAGAAAGTGACAAAGCTAACTATAATGGAAAGGGCTTTGAATGAGCAGCTCAGGGAGAGGCACGAAATGGAGAAGAAATTACAAAAACTAGCTAAAACAATGGATTATTTGGAAAGAGCAAAGAGAGAAGAGGCAGCCCCATTGATTGAGGCTGCTTTCCAACGACGATTGGTGGAAGAAAAAGCTCTTCATGAACGCGAGCAGCAG CTAGAGACTGAACTAAGCAGGCAGCGGCATGATGGGGACCTCAGGGAAAAGAATAGGCTGTCTCGTATGCTGGACAACAAG ATTATATTCCAGGAAAGAGTGGTGAGCCAGCGGCAAACTGATTTTGACCGGCAGAGAGCAGAGAGGGAAGAAAGAATCAATCAAATCATTCTGGCCCGAAAACAAGAGAGGGAGGCTAAGaggaagaaaatattttatgtgaggTCTGAAGAAGAAAGACTCAGAAAGTTGCATGAAGAAGAGGAAGCTCGCAAGCGTGAAG AGGCTGAGAGACGGAGGAAAGAAGAAGCTGAACGCAAGGCAAAGTTGGATGAGATTGCTGAAAAgcagaggcagagagagagagaattggaagaaaaagaaaggctAAGGCGAGAAGCTCTCTTAGGGAGAACAGCTGACGGGCCTCCTAGGCCTTCTGAACTTTCAGCTGGGTCCCGTCTGGAGCCTGGAGCTGCTGCTCCTGCAGCTGCTGCTGCACCATCCCCTGGAAAATATGTGCCTAGGTTCCGGAGAGAAGGCGTAGACCAGGCGCCTGATCCTGACAGGTGGAGTGGAGGAAGCAGTAGGCAGGCTCCTTCAGATCCTGAACAGCGGAGCAGTGGGAGCACCAGGCAGCCACCTGCAGATGTAGATCGGTGGGGCAGCGGGGGCACCAGGCAAGCTCCTTCAGACACTGATCGGTGGGGCAGTGGCAGTGCCAGGCAGCCTGCTGCAGATTCCGATCGCTGGGGCAGTGGTGCAAGGCCTGAGGATCGCAATCCGCCTGGTGATAGGTGGCGTAGCAGCAGGTCATCATCTAGGCCATTCGGACGTTGA